One Vidua macroura isolate BioBank_ID:100142 chromosome 39, ASM2450914v1, whole genome shotgun sequence DNA window includes the following coding sequences:
- the ILVBL gene encoding 2-hydroxyacyl-CoA lyase 2 — MDLVAGLGCACAGLAALVALVALVALLVVAQRLGLLYRLFHKVDTTSPRHGGELVAEVLRAHGVRFLFTLPGGHISPVLVACEKIGIRVVDTRHEATAVFAADAVSRLSGRIGVAAVTAGPGVTNAVTAVKNAQMAESPLLLLGGAAATLQKGRGALQDIPQLPLFRTLCKSALSVGAVRDIVPTLRRAIATAMEGTPGPVFVELPIDVLYPFHVVQKELGGSKTPRGLRGETPRRYLWNYLCDLFAGAWEPRELSPLGLRVPRATPRELFLVESSNSSSSYWLGVTDAEQEGKWRWVTGEEPQFCSGKNNQFWEKQQFWEKQPVLVLGTCGSGDPQQELKDCGALGPKGRWVSERCSEPLRWVCERPGHC, encoded by the exons ATGGATTTGGtggccgggctgggctgtgcctgtgccGGGCTGGcggccctggtggccctggtggccctggtggccctgctgGTGGTGGCCCAGCGCCTCGGGCTCCTCTACCGCCTGTTCCACAAg GTGGACACGACGAGTCCCCGCCATGGTGGCGAGCTGGTGGCCGAGGTGCTGCGAGCCCACGGCGTGCGGTTCCTGTTCACGCTGCCCGGGGGCCACATCTCGCCCGTGCTGGTGGCCTGCGAGAAGATCGGCATCCGCGTGGTGGACACGCGCCACGAGGCCACCGCCGTCTTCGCCGCCGACGCCGTGTCCCGGCTCTCGG gcCGCATCGGCGTCGCCGCCGTCACCGCGGGCCCCGGTGTCACCAACGCGGTGACGGCCGTCAAGAACGCCCAGATGGCCGAGTcgcccctgctgctcctgggcggcgccgccgccaccCTGCAGAAG GGCCGCGGGGCTCTCCAGGACATCCCGCAGCTGCCGCTCTTCCGCACCCTCTGCAAATCCGCGCTTTCCGTCGGCGCCGTGCGCGACATCGTCCCCACGCTGCGCCGCGCCATCGCCACCGCCATGGAGGGCACCCCCG GCCCCGTGTTCGTGGAGCTGCCCATCGATGTCCTCTACCCCTTCCACGTGGTCCAGAAGGAGCTCGGGGGCTCCAAAACcccgcgggggctgcggggggaaA CCCCCCGCAGGTACCTGTGGAATTACCTGTGCGATCTCTTTGCGGGCGCCTGGGAGCCGCGGGAGCTGAGCCCGCTGGGGCTGCGGGTGCCGCGAGCCACGCCCCGAGAG cttttcctggtggagagcagcaacagcagcagctcctacTGGCTGGGGGTGACGGACGCGGAGCAGGAGGGGAAATGGCGCTGGGTCACCGGCGAGGAGCCCCAGTTCTG TTCTGGTAAAAACAACCAGTTCTGGGAAAAACAACAGTTCTGGGAAAAACAACCAGTTCTG gttttgGGGACGTGTGGCAGCGGGGATccgcagcaggagctgaaggatTGCGGCGCGCTGGGG